The nucleotide sequence ATCCTCTTTCTGTTAACTTCTCATTCAGTTTAGATTTTATTTTCTCGCTAATTTCTGAGGTACATTCTATTTTACCTAATTGAATATGTTTTAAAGGGATATTTAATTCTTCACAAATATCGTTAACCACGTCAATACAACGAGGACAAACCATGTTTTTTATGTAAATTTCTGAGTTCATTTTTATGCACAACGGTCTAGTATAAGAATAGTAGCGGATTTTAAGGTGTTTGCCTTTCAGTTTAGCACTAAACTTTGGACAAAGATACTCACTTTGAATTTAGCACTAAAACTGCTATTATTTTATAGCTTGTTATACACTGGCTGTTTCTATTAATTTACTATTGCAAGAATTCATTGCCTAAATTTTCACTTAACCTATCAAAAATAGACCACCATTCTACACCTCCGTGTTTTTCTCCTAATCGTACTATTATTAAATTTTTGGAAGGATTTACATAAATAAATTGACCTAAATGACCTTCTGCAATAAAAGAATCCTTATTAGGAATCCACCATTGATATTGGTAATAAGGTGCACTTCCTTTCAACGTTTCAATTTTTGTGGATTTCTCTACCCATTCTTTTGAAACTATCTGCTTGCCATTCCAATTGCCTTTATTTAAGTATAGTCTACCAATTTTAGCAAAATCGCGCGCTCGTGCATTAATACAACAATACGTTTTTTCTAACCCGTTTTTCTTTCTATCTAAACTCCAACTTGCCTCATATTCCATACCTAAAGGAATCCATAGTTTTTCCTCTAAATATTGAGTTACCGATTTTCCATTAATTACACGTTCTAATATTAAACCGAGTATTTGGGGACTTCCACTTGTGTATTCAAACTCTTGTTCAGGTTCTTTCTTCAATTTCAATTTAGGAATTGCTTTTCTAAGATTTGTACCATAATAATAACTAGATGCTTCACTAAAAGGACTTACATAACTTTTATTAAAATCTAATCCTGAGGTCATTTGCAATAAATGTTCGATAGTAACTTTGTCAAATCCGTTTACTTTTAATTCAGGAATATAATTTGTAATTGGTTCATTAACCGATTTTATTAAATCGTCATCTATTGCAATACCTATTAAAATGGAAACAACTGATTTTGCCATTGAAAAAGAAGACGAAACAGAGGTTTGTTTATAACCGTTAAAGTAGTTTTCGTATTTAATCGTGTCGTTTTGAATTATTAAAAAAGCGACTGTTTTACTTTCTTCTAAATAATTGTCAAAATCAAATTCTTCATTATGATCTAATTT is from Pontimicrobium sp. SW4 and encodes:
- a CDS encoding serine hydrolase codes for the protein MKKYQITTIIITTVFIFSLLSSCQVGRYVWFNYANITDHKIFPSRTIHKSTVPFTFEQSKNGNVPKKLIAKNKLDHNEEFDFDNYLEESKTVAFLIIQNDTIKYENYFNGYKQTSVSSSFSMAKSVVSILIGIAIDDDLIKSVNEPITNYIPELKVNGFDKVTIEHLLQMTSGLDFNKSYVSPFSEASSYYYGTNLRKAIPKLKLKKEPEQEFEYTSGSPQILGLILERVINGKSVTQYLEEKLWIPLGMEYEASWSLDRKKNGLEKTYCCINARARDFAKIGRLYLNKGNWNGKQIVSKEWVEKSTKIETLKGSAPYYQYQWWIPNKDSFIAEGHLGQFIYVNPSKNLIIVRLGEKHGGVEWWSIFDRLSENLGNEFLQ